The genomic stretch AGCTCTTCCTGAACCGTGTTTCTGAAATGTCAAGGTGACTGCTGATAGCCACTATTTCCCGGGCGTTCAACAGCACCGTCCTGTTGCTGCAGCACTGACCACAGCAGCCGCATATCCGGGAAAAGATTTCCTTTTCGTACCCGGACAATAACACTTCCATCAACGCAATTACTGCATCACGGACATCCGGGAGCTCATAGGTGAGCTTCGATACTTCTCCGTCAAGGGAACCTGTTGCTGAGAGAGATTGCGAATAAAGCTTATAACTGATACTTTCCTTCTGCCTCAAATGCTGAGACCTCCCTGTCATATTTCCCTTATGCCTCCCAACAATTCTAGCAGAAAAGAACCCTCCTCGCAAGCATTTTTGGCCGAATTGCCGACTTTCAGGGGACAGGGTTGCTCCTTTCATTCAGCAGGCTGCGACCGATGATGGCATTCCCTGGAGAAAGGCCTTGGGCAATGTTTGAGATACGGGTTACAGGACAACCCCTGCACTATCTGAAAAATGATTGCTTTTTCAGAGATACACCACCGGGTGAAAAACAACCTGCAGGTGGTATCGAGCCTCCTGAGCACGCAGGCCAGGCATGTCGATGATCCCAGGCTCGACGAGGCCTTCACCATAAGGTTCAGGGCAGCACAGCAGGCGCCCTGCCTGAAGGAGGCGCCCCGCCTATCCCGTGATCCTGATAATCCCGCTCGAGCCGTCCACTTCGACGACCTGCCCATCCTTAAGGAGCGAAGTGATATTTTCAATGCCTGCCACGCAGGGCTTGCCGTATTCCCTGGCGACGAGGGAGCCATGCTGGAGCATCCCTCCCACTTCCAGCACAATAGCCGCGGCATTGATGAAGAGGGGAGTCCACCCGGGATCGGTGGCGCGCGCTACCAGGATATCACCGGGGTTCACGGGCTTCTCATCGGGCTGGTGAAGCACTTTCACAATCCCCCTTGCGACGCCCGGTGAGATGGCCTCGCCTGCGAGCTCGCCCTCCTTTGCCTCTTTGCGGGGAGGCCGAAGGATCTTGCCGCGGGAGTCTATGATATGGGGGAAATTCTTCACTCCTTTTAATTTTTCCACGTAGGCACCTCGCTCTTTCACAAGGTTCCTCAGGTCCATCGAGGGATCTTTGAGGGCTTTGCCGAGATCTTCCACGGTAATGCTGAAGACCTGCGACGGTGTGTCAAGGCGGCCTTCGGCCACGAGGTTCCCCGCCTCGTTGAGGATGCGCCTGCGGAGGATGTCTACCATCTGGATGAGGTAGTACTTGTGAGTCTCCCGGTAGCCCCCGAAAGTTTCTATGATCCGGTAAAGCATCTCAAACTCTCTGCCTTTGGCCCAGCCTTTCTTATGGGCCACCTCCGAGAGGAGGTCATAGGCCTTGTGGCGCTCTTTCTGGCTTCTCTCATAGATAACCTCGGGATTTTGAGCGCTGTCCTTCATGCTCATTGCTGACACCACCTGCTGAATCAGAAGCTCGGGCCTGTCGCGGTAGCGCGGCGCGGCGATGTCAAGCTCCGAGGGCCCCCGGAACCCGTATTTTTCCATGTACTCGTCCCAGGCGATAAGAAATTTGCCCGGCAGGGAGCGGGCCTTGAGCTTTTCCATCAGGTCATCCATTGAGGTGAAGTCCTTGGGCTCGAGGAGCGTCGAGAGATGGTAGAGGGCCAGGCCCATCTCTATCGTCACGTTCCCGGGGAGCGACCTGTCCAGGTGCTCCACCTGGCTGTGGATCTCAGGAGAGTCGCCCTTGAATAACTCGCGGATCTTGCCTTTCGCCACGGTAGGGACAGCCACCACAGGGATGGTGGAGTGGAGGACAAAATGGCCAAAATGGCGGCATGCCTTTTCATAGAACTCCATCAGGGGGAGTTGGGCCTCTTCATCTGCTTTTATCTCTATGATGTACTTCTGGATGTCCTTCATATAGGTGCGGAAGAGGTGGGCAGGGAGCACCGCCGCCTCGAAGAGCCGCACTATGGTCTCCGGCGTATGGGTGAGGGCCTGGAAGGGGAGGCCCTTGAGCTCGGGGGGGCACTCTCCTGAGCGGTATTCATCCTCGCTCACCCCGTGAAGAATCTCTGCGGAGACAGTATCCATGTTGGTCAGGAAGTCGGCGAACTTATCCTTTTCCAGCAGCCACATGGAATAGGAGAGGTTGCTGAAAAGCCTCCCGCCCCAGTCGGGGCCTCCCGGGCCGAAGGTGATTTCCAGGGGGTTCCTGCCGAAGGCCAGGAGCGCCAGATGGCCCAGGATATACTTGATGGCCTCGGTTCCCATCACCGAAGTGGGCTCATGGAGGCCCTGGATGCAGAGCGTGGCGTCAATATAAAGCATCTTGGGCGCTCCCGGCGCCGTGACAAGCTGCCGGGGGAGAGGCATGTAAGCGGTGATCGGTCGCGCCTGGAGCATGTAAAGGCGCCCCTCCTCATATGCCCACTCGGTGTCCATGGGCTTCTGGTAGTACTCCTCGATTCTGGTGATGGTGGCCACAAGCTCCAGGATCTGGGCCTCCGAGAGGCTGGGCTCGTCATGGCGGCTGTCGGGCCGCTCCTCGGTGCCGCCGTCTTTCAAGAGCCATATGGCGGTCTCCTTTTTGCCTATCTTCTGTGAGATGATGGCTTTTTTCACCTTGTCCACGACGAACTGATCGGGCGAGACCATCCCCAATACGACGGATTCGCCGAGGCCCCAGTTGGCGTTGATGACGGCCTCATCGTAGCAGTTGGTGAGGGGATTCAATGAAAAGCCGACGCCGGCAACGTCGCTTGCCACCTGGACCTGCACAACGACGGCAATCCGCGCCTCGTTGGTGGAAAATCCGTGCTCATGCTTGTAGAGGAAGACCCGCTCGTCAAGGCAGGAGATAAAGCAGCGGCGCACCGCTTCCTCGAGGCTCCCGGCAGCGACGCCCAGCACGGTCTCATAGAGCCCGCCAAAGGAGGCACCCTCGAGATCCTCTTCAGGTGAGGAGGAGCGGACGGCGAAGAGCCCCTCGCGTTGGCGCTCTTCAAGGCAGGTAAATGATTCCTGCACTGTTCTTCTCTGTGACTCGTCAAAAGTGAAGCCGGCACAGAGGGCTTTGAGGGCTTTGCAGCGGACCGGGTATTCTCCCGGCGGCGAGGCGATGAAATCCTTCCAATCCTGCCTTGCTTTGAGGGAATCAATCCAGGGCCTGAAGAACTCCACGGTGAAAATGAACCCTGGAGGCACGGGGAGGGCCGCTCCGGCCATCTTTATGAGGGAAAGGCCCTTTCCCCCCACTTCCTTCAGCAGGGGCTCCTCCCTGCCATAAAGGGGGTACCAGAGTGCTCCTGAGATCACTTCCTGCGGCATAGCTTCCTCCATACTGAATTAATTATGAATCAAGTTTCCTGCGGATCTGATCCGGAGCGGCTCATGTTACTCCGTGGCACCGCTTTTCCTGAGGATTTCCACTATCTCGGAATACCCATTGGCCTTGGCGTTTTGAAGGGGAGAGAGCCCCGCACTGTTCTTCTCCAGCGCAGAGGCCCCGAGGCCAATGAGGTATTCAACAGTCTCCCTGCGTCCCGAGGCAGCGGCAAGGGCAAGAGGGGTGTTCCCTTCATTATCCTTTCCGTTGAGGCTTGTTGCAGAAACCTGCTGTTGCCCTCCGGGCCCTCTCATGCCTCCCTGCTGTCCTCCCTGTCCGCCCGGTCTCTGCTGGGAGCCGCCCTGTCCTCCCGGCCCTCTCATGCCGCCCTGCTGTCCTCCCTGTCCTCCCGGGCCCTGCTGGTAGCCTCCCTGTCCTCCCGGGCCCTGCTGGTAGCCTCCCTGTCCTCCCGGGCCCTGCTNNNNNNNNNNNNNNNNNNNNNNNNNNNNNNNNNNNNNNNNNNNNNNNNNNNNNNNNNNNNNNNNNNNNNNNNNNNNNNNNNNNNNNNNNNNNNNNNNNNNGGTAGCCGCCCTGTCCTCCGGGCCCCTGCTGGTAGCCGCCCTGTCCTCCGGGCCCTCTCATGCCTCCCTGCTGGTAGCCGCCCTGTCCTCCGGGCCCTCTCATGCCTCCCTGCTGTCCTCCCTGCCCTCCGGGTCCCTGCTGGTAGCCGCCCTGTCCTCCGGGCCCTCTCATGCCGCCCTGCGAGGAACCCCAGGTTCCGCCCAGGAGAAGAGCCACGATCTCTGTTCTGCCCTCTTCGGCGGCAGCATGAAGAGGCGTTTTGCCGTTGTTGTCCTTCGCATTGATGTCAGCACCTTTTGAGATGAGAAGGCGTGCCATCTCCCTGCGGGAATTGGAAGCAGCGCAATGAAGGGGTGTTTTTCCCGAGGAGTCTTTAGCGCTTACCTCGGCTCCCGCGGCGAGGAGCACCTCAAGGGCCTCTCTTCTGTCCTGCTCCACTGCGAGAAAAAGCGGAGTTCTGCCCTGCTCATTTTTCTTGCTCACAAGGGTGCTGTCCTTTTTAAGAAGATCGCTGATTTTCGCCGAGTCTCCCCTCGCGGCTTCGCTGAAAATGTCCTGGGCCCCCGCCGGGGGGGCCGGGAGCAGGATAAGAACGAGTATCATCACCGAGATCAATGTTTTCATCGAAGGAATCCCTCCTTGGCTCTTGCGGGAATTGCAGGCTTTTATCAATGATTCTCTGTGAAGCCCTGCTCTTTGAAAATACCATCCCGGCCTCTCTCTTTCCTTCAGGGTGCCGGGGGATACCGCGAGAACCTGTGCCCCCGCCGGGAAGTCGAGCTTATGTTCAAAACTCTGAAGTCTCAATAGAACCAGGGCAGGAGCGAAGCCATTTATAAGAGAAGAGGATTACGTCATAATTCCCCATATACATAAAAGGAGAATTACCCCCATGGCAAAACACAGAGGGCTTATTTTCCTTGCCATACTGCTTGTGGTGTCTTTTGTGATATTCAATAAAATATCCAATGCCGATGGGAGAAATAACCCTTACCGCCGGCCATCTCCCAGCCCCACAGCTCACCCAACCATTAACCCGACAGCGAGCCCTGGGAGCAATCCATCCGGAAGACCAGTGGTCACTCCTTCGACAAATCCCTTCAGAAGGCCGACTCCCGGCCCGACGAGTAGTCCCTTAGAAACTCCCTCCAGAAGGCCAACTCCCGGCCCGACGAGTTCTCCTTCCGGCCGCCCTCCGGTGATACACGAGCTCCCAGAAAGTGTAAAGCTCGAGGTCAAAGTCCCGTCAGCATCAACAGAAAAGTGGGCAGACATGATTACCATAACCTCCCCGGAGACTCTTACCTTCCGTTATGTGCCTCATAACATCGCCACGGCGGAAAGCCGCTGGGAGATTTCCTCCAAGCCTTTCGGCAGTGGAGGTCCCCTCATGGACTCACAATGGCTTAAGAATCCCGCATCAGGACAGATGGCATGGTTTCAGATTAAAATGTCTCCGTACCTTCCAGGGAAGCCACAGAAGACTGCCACTTTTTATGCAAGAATAGTTCCTGCCGTAACTAAAGAGGGTGGAGGATATGAAGAGAAACCAGGAATCTCAAATACTGTGACGATTACCTATACTGCACCAGGCGACACCACTCAGAAGCTGGATGTTCCCGATGAGCCTTTTTATTACACGAGCAAGCACAAATGGAGAACCGACTTTAACGGGGACAAAAAGGACGATATTATTGCCTTTGATCGCGAAAAGGGCATTGTGTTTGTGGCTCTTTCTTCAGGCACAAGCTTTCTTAAAAAAGGCGATACA from Candidatus Eremiobacterota bacterium encodes the following:
- a CDS encoding PEP/pyruvate-binding domain-containing protein, with the translated sequence MPQEVISGALWYPLYGREEPLLKEVGGKGLSLIKMAGAALPVPPGFIFTVEFFRPWIDSLKARQDWKDFIASPPGEYPVRCKALKALCAGFTFDESQRRTVQESFTCLEERQREGLFAVRSSSPEEDLEGASFGGLYETVLGVAAGSLEEAVRRCFISCLDERVFLYKHEHGFSTNEARIAVVVQVQVASDVAGVGFSLNPLTNCYDEAVINANWGLGESVVLGMVSPDQFVVDKVKKAIISQKIGKKETAIWLLKDGGTEERPDSRHDEPSLSEAQILELVATITRIEEYYQKPMDTEWAYEEGRLYMLQARPITAYMPLPRQLVTAPGAPKMLYIDATLCIQGLHEPTSVMGTEAIKYILGHLALLAFGRNPLEITFGPGGPDWGGRLFSNLSYSMWLLEKDKFADFLTNMDTVSAEILHGVSEDEYRSGECPPELKGLPFQALTHTPETIVRLFEAAVLPAHLFRTYMKDIQKYIIEIKADEEAQLPLMEFYEKACRHFGHFVLHSTIPVVAVPTVAKGKIRELFKGDSPEIHSQVEHLDRSLPGNVTIEMGLALYHLSTLLEPKDFTSMDDLMEKLKARSLPGKFLIAWDEYMEKYGFRGPSELDIAAPRYRDRPELLIQQVVSAMSMKDSAQNPEVIYERSQKERHKAYDLLSEVAHKKGWAKGREFEMLYRIIETFGGYRETHKYYLIQMVDILRRRILNEAGNLVAEGRLDTPSQVFSITVEDLGKALKDPSMDLRNLVKERGAYVEKLKGVKNFPHIIDSRGKILRPPRKEAKEGELAGEAISPGVARGIVKVLHQPDEKPVNPGDILVARATDPGWTPLFINAAAIVLEVGGMLQHGSLVAREYGKPCVAGIENITSLLKDGQVVEVDGSSGIIRITG
- a CDS encoding ankyrin repeat domain-containing protein; protein product: QGPGGQGGYQQGPGGQGGYQQGPGGQGGQQGGMRGPGGQGGSQQRPGGQGGQQGGMRGPGGQQQVSATSLNGKDNEGNTPLALAAASGRRETVEYLIGLGASALEKNSAGLSPLQNAKANGYSEIVEILRKSGATE
- a CDS encoding ankyrin repeat domain-containing protein, with translation MKTLISVMILVLILLPAPPAGAQDIFSEAARGDSAKISDLLKKDSTLVSKKNEQGRTPLFLAVEQDRREALEVLLAAGAEVSAKDSSGKTPLHCAASNSRREMARLLISKGADINAKDNNGKTPLHAAAEEGRTEIVALLLGGTWGSSQGGMRGPGGQGGYQQGPGGQGGQQGGMRGPGGQGGYQQGGMRGPGGQGGYQQGPGGQGGY